A single region of the Podospora pseudopauciseta strain CBS 411.78 chromosome 1, whole genome shotgun sequence genome encodes:
- the TRM5 gene encoding tRNA(m(1)G37)methyltransferase (COG:A; EggNog:ENOG503NUHF; BUSCO:EOG09262I0R) — protein MLWTPSKFHPSESLSLVPKIYAHMKEAPFAHSTFGRMEAQSRTTPSVDAVKGQQENVEMSFLRPPVVRLGAGAALNRALFSKKVDLAAAAIQSPKVIAHYRKVLQTSQEMLKVDRISPIVSHPDKELGAQGRKCILLNPSVKAEEPTTWGPVIQEGIQKEELTVIPYELTLEYDYWTARDTMESVLPPELHDEIPSGFNVAGHVAHLNLRDSYLPYKKVVAEIILDKNPSIKTVINKVDNVGAESEFRTFQYEVLAGEDDLNVSCTENNCSFNFDYSKVYWNSKLEYEHTRIISFFKPGEVVCDVMAGIGPFALPAGKKRVFVWANDKNPESYKCLKANIQKNKVQDFVRPFCEDGLGFIRQATDEILAASLKGEKVVITKPGPRSKSKKTDKPTTPGFVPEPLKPLITETYPLPPTISHFVMNLPASAIEFVGSFKGIYQLQENLFAPTTKTPLPLVHVHCFALKADDERPLIDICERLTKYLGFPMKPGNIDYNLNGEGEVAVHNVRDVAPAKSMYCATFRLPAAVAFAARD, from the exons ATGCTGTGGACCCCCTCAAAATTTCACCCCTCCGAGTCACTCAGCCTTGTGCCCAAGATCTACGCTCACATGAAGGAGGCACCGTTCGCTCACTCAACTTTTGGAAG AATGGAAGCCCAAAGCAGAACCACACCAAGCGTTGACGCTGTGAAAGGACAACAAGAAAACGTGGAGATGAGTTTTCTTCGTCCACCCGTTGTTCGTTTAGGCGCCGGTGCAGCGCTGAACCGCGCCTTGTTCAGCAAGAAGGTGGACttggctgccgccgccataCAAAGCCCCAAGGTCATTGCGCATTACAGAAAGGTCCTTCAAACAAGCCAGGAGATGCTCAAGGTCGACAGGATATCTCCCATTGTGTCTCACCCAGATAAGGAGCTCGGTGCGCAAGGTCGCAAATGTATCTTACTCAATCCAAGTGTGAAGGCTGAAG AACCGACGACATGGGGTCCTGTTATTCAAGAAGGAATTCAGAAAGAGGAGTTGACAGTCATTCCTTATGAGCTCACACTCGAATATGACTACTGGACCGCAC GCGACACCATGGAGTCGGTCCTCCCCCCTGAACTTCATGATGAGATTCCATCTGGTTTCAACGTAGCAGGCCACGTTGCTCACCTGAACCTCCGAGATAGCTACCTTCCCTACAAAAAGGTAGTAGCAGAAATAATCCTTGACAAGAACCCCAGCATCAAGACTGTCATCAACAAAGTCGACAACGTCGGAGCCGAGTCCGAGTTCCGCACCTTCCAGTACGAAGTTTTGGCTGGCGAAGATGACCTCAACGTCTCCTGCACTGAAAACAACTGCAGTTTCAACTTCGACTATTCCAAGGTGTACTGGAACAGCAAGCTCGAGTACGAACACACCCGCATCATCAGCTTCTTCAAGCCAGGAGAGGTGGTATGCGACGTGATGGCAGGCATCGGCCCCTTTGCCCTCCCAGCCGGCAAAAAACGTGTGTTTGTCTGGGCCAACGACAAGAACCCCGAAAGTTACAAGTGTCTCAAGGCCAACATCCAGAAGAACAAGGTCCAGGATTTTGTTCGTCCCTTCTGCGAGGATGGCCTCGGCTTCATCCGTCAAGCGACGGATGAAATTCTAGCGGCATCCCTCAAGGGTGAAAAGGTCGTCATCACAAAACCTGGACCGAGATCAAAGTCCAAGAAGACGGATAAGCCCACCACGCCCGGTTTTGTACCGGAGCCGCTAAAGCCCTTAATCACAGAAACAtatcctctccctcccaccatcTCGCACTTCGTCATGAACCTGCCAGCCTCGGCAATCGAGTTTGTCGGCTCGTTCAAGGGAATCTATCAATTGCAAGAAAACCTCTTCGCACCCACCACGAAGACTCCTCTGCCTCTTGTTCACGTCCACTGCTTCGCGCTCAaggccgacgacgagagACCGTTGATTGATATCTGCGAAAGGCTTACCAAGTATCTTGGTTTCCCCATGAAGCCGGGTAACATTGACTACAATCTTAATGGGGAAGGCGAGGTTGCTGTTCACAATGTGAGAGACGTTGCGCCGGCCAAGAGCATGTACTGCGCTACATTCCGTCTTCCGGCTGCCGTTGCTTTTGCGGCGAGGGACTAG
- the MSU1 gene encoding 3'-5' RNA exonuclease complex component (EggNog:ENOG503NXKZ; BUSCO:EOG09260JNY; COG:J), whose amino-acid sequence MLRSTTGRHYVCWRCQTLQKNPTQRPLGRISQPCTPLSPSQPISSRLVNTSAQTPGRLPPLPELPDKFRLRREPYIKSQLRLWEEQNPDLTPQQHDEATPPPSAILNSATRAVSDSSFRLDQTNNRTAGFNFDSSDISSLGYTSTQLEPGDLVEVSSSGWRVRLLAVCLGNFNGQNHFYTNTGKWFTSRVFRSSFVVKNFVQDPAEISAVISAIPSLSGDDLLLDELQDINAGPSRDIASGLIKKMYKFQAEARLLHQTYVERLNNAGKKLGDEDKLMSLHEIADTLLPMTLKRGKASFPPEALYAVHSVVSVDDTAFRAALLGERHHEGRMFTVNSTDKQRNVHEVAEVVRNFYEILGNSSRRIPRQVAQDAMKFRDFAIKVRKIIDQNRRHRPWTPHGTIGLAKSDAVPILDVEPVEWTGLGASIIQFMEMWAAHDWFQPASQHHWVGAAILRAIGRYQDALLDRSSAWTFLQEIGHISPWDISPRYALRLPGLELDRDAGLNLQKPKSAERPEPLAPDQLEHLRQDFAVSTVYCIDSEQTLDVDDGISLEKLTDEEYWVHLHVADPASRVRPDSAQAKAASLRAETVYLPGFQEDMFDGEAVRDAFSLGANQPSLTFSALVKTDGTLKDYRITPGILRDVVYVTPEEVTLVLDEPINKPPTPSNEVLEVGPRPARSPPSRNLVTAGDLSKKHRSELKTLHQLGQAIHKQRLSKGAQPAFTPRPKAKVALDDVKTIKTKGQIQCYNDPWIRVAYEGSTTAGDELVGPLMVLAGEVAARWCADRNIPIPYRTQVTKKENLETLKEFAEKVINPKLLAGERIIGPDLDKLNNLRGHMALKATPGPIFSMGVDAYSKVTSPLRRYADLIAHWQIEAALLEEHRLGRSLIEEHGSDNTKVVHKFLPFSKEVLEETVLPRVRLREVHATALGNNAGNLRWILQAMLRAWKFGDNPNQLPETFKFTVVTINPKRDLEGKLDYFDLEATVGVEHVEGFALIEEFKIGEVLDVELVDINVYHKKITVKPVRRYSLPEAE is encoded by the exons ATGTTGCGCTCAACAACCGGACGGCATTACGTCTGCTGGAGGTGCCAGACATTGCAAAAGAACCCAACCCAACGTCCACTGGGACGGATATCGCAGCCATGCACACCGTTATCGCCATCTCAGCCAATATCAAGCCGCCTGGTGAACACCTCTGCACAGACCCCAGGGAGGCTGCCCCCTTTGCCAGAATTACCAGACAAGTTCAGACTGAGGAGGGAACCATACATAAAATCACAGCTTCGACTATGGGAGGAACAAAATCCAGACCTCACGCCCCAGCAGCACGATGAGGCCACTCCACCCCCATCCGCCATCCTCAACTCTGCAACACGGGCCGTCAGTGATTCCAGCTTTAGGCTTGACCAGACCAATAACCGAACCGCTGGCTTCAATTTTGACAGCAGTGATATCTCTAGCTTGGGGTACACAAGCACGCAGTTGGAACCAGGAGATCTTGTGGAAGTCAG CTCTTCCGGCTGGAGAGTGAGGCTTCTCGCTGTCTGCTTGGGCAACTTCAATGGCCAAAACCACTTCTACACCAACACGGGCAAGTGGTTTACCAGTCGCGTGTTTCGCAGCTCCTTCGTAGTCAAGAACTTTGTGCAGGATCCGGCGGAGATAAGTGCCGTGATCAGTGCTATTCCATCTCTGTCCGGGGACgacctccttcttgacgaACTCCAGGATATCAATGCGGGCCCCTCACGAGATATCGCATCCGGTCTGATCAAAAAGATGTACAAATTCCAGGCCGAGGCGCGCCTGCTGCATCAGACCTATGTCGAGAGACTGAACAATGCAGGAAAAAAGCTTGGTGACGAAGACAAGCTTATGAGCCTGCACGAGATTGCTGACACCTTGCTCCCAATGACCCTGAAGCGCGGCAAAGCATCTTTCCCGCCTGAAGCGCTCTATGCTGTTCACTCGGTCGTATCGGTGGATGACACAGCCTTCCGCGCAGCTCTTTTGGGCGAACGTCACCACGAAGGCCGTATGTTTACGGTGAACTCGACTGATAAGCAACGGAACGTGCACGAAGTTGCTGAAGTGGTCCGTAACTTTTACGAAATCCTGGGCAACTCATCAAGAAGAATTCCCCGTCAAGTTGCCCAGGACGCCATGAAGTTTCGAGACTTCGCAATCAAAGTACGGAAGATCATTGACCAAAACCGGCGTCATCGCCCATGGACACCCCACGGCACAATAGGACTAGCCAAGAGCGATGCTGTTCCCATTCTTGATGTTGAGCCTGTCGAGTGGACTGGACTTGGTGCCTCCATCATCCAATTCATGGAGATGTGGGCAGCCCATGATTGGTTTCAACCTGCTTCGCAGCATCACTGGGTTGGCGCCGCTATCTTGCGCGCCATTGGACGATACCAAGATGCCTTGCTTGATCGCAGTTCCGCCTGGACGTTTTTGCAAGAGATTGGCCACATTTCTCCTTGGGACATCAGCCCACGGTATGCCCTTCGTCTTCCAGGACTGGAGCTTGACCGAGACGCGGGCTTGAATCTGCAGAAACCCAAATCAGCAGAAAGACCGGAACCACTTGCGCCCGATCAGCTCGAGCATCTCCGTCAAGACTTTGCAGTTTCTACAGTCTACTGCATTGACTCGGAGCAGACGCTCGATGTGGATGACGGCATCTCACTCGAGAAGCTCACTGATGAAGAGTATTGGGTTCATCTGCACGTTGCCGACCCTGCTTCGCGTGTCCGACCCGACAGTGCTCAGGCCAAGGCAGCGTCGCTACGAGCTGAAACGGTATATCTTCCTGGATTCCAGGAGGATATGTTTGATGGCGAAGCTGTACGCGACGCGTTTTCTCTGGGCGCGAATCAGCCAAGTTTGACCTTCAGCGCTCTGGTCAAGACCGACGGCACCCTGAAGGATTATAGAATCACCCCTGGTATTTTACGAGATGTAGTCTACGTAACCCCCGAAGAGGTCACCTTGGTACTCGATGAACCTAtcaacaaaccaccaacaccgtcaAATGAAGTGTTGGAGGTTGGCCCCCGCCCAGCGCGGTCCCCTCCTAGCCGCAACCTCGTCACGGCGGGCGATCTTTCAAAGAAACACCGATCTGAACTTAAGACTTTGCATCAGCTTGGCCAGGCCATTCACAAACAACGACTTTCCAAGGGGGCTCAGCCAGCCTTCACACCTCGTCCGAAAGCCAAGGTGGCACTAGACGATGTTAAAACGATCAAAACAAAGGGTCAGATACAATGTTACAACGACCCCTGGATTCGAGTGGCCTATGAGGGTTCAACCACAGCAGGCGACGAGCTGGTCGGCCCGCTCATGGTACTTGCCGGCGAGGTTGCCGCCAGGTGGTGTGCCGACCGGAACATCCCCATTCCCTACCGCACCCAGGTCACCAAGAAAGAGAACCTGGAAACACTGAAAGAATTCGCCGAAAAGgtcatcaaccccaaactcctcgCTGGAGAGCGCATCATTGGTCCCGACCTCGACAAACTCAACAATCTGCGCGGCCACATGGCGCTGAAGGCCACCCCCGGCCCCATTTTCTCCATGGGTGTTGACGCCTACTCCAAGGTGACCTCGCCCCTGAGACGGTACGCCGATTTGATCGCCCACTGGCAAATCGAAGCAGCCCTGCTCGAGGAACACCGTCTTGGCCGGTCCCTGATCGAGGAACACGGCTCCGACAATACCAAGGTCGTCCACAAGTTCCTTCCGTTTTCcaaggaggttttggaggagaCTGTCCTTCCTCGTGTTCGTCTTCGGGAGGTGCACGCGACCGCGCTTGGAAACAATGCGGGTAATCTGAGATGGATACTCCAGGCGATGCTGCGCGCGTGGAAATTCGGGGACAATCCGAACCAGCTGCCCGAGACGTTCAAGTTTACTGTTGTCACGATCAACCCGAAGCGGGATTTGGAGGGGAAGCTCGACTATTTCGACCTGGAGGCTACGGTCGGCGTGGAACACGTGGAGGGTTTTGCCCTGATTGAGGAATTCAAGAttggggaggtgttggatgtGGAGCTGGTTGATATCAATGTGTACCACAAGAAGATTACGGTGAAGCCGGTGAGGAGGTATAGTCTGCCCGAGGCTGAGTAA
- a CDS encoding hypothetical protein (EggNog:ENOG503NZVN; COG:L), with protein sequence MAQKRTIHSFFTPDPKKQRIATIADEDETPTYSSHNTYPFPIRDLSKSITKELTSLPARPGRPINDQPELDLICFEPFIPSYLAKDLFHFLRSELPFYRVEYSIKRFGVETQIRTPRYTTVFGLDHTSLFDDDNPSIILDARTHTRINIGEAYPRYSPRPIPQCLDALRKSTEAATNCKFNFCLVNYYATGSDSISFHSDDERFLGPEPAIASFSLGAARDFLMKHKPVPPPPDGQTTVFKQLKLPLASGDMILMKGKTQSNWLHSIPKRAGKSSQYGDGRINITFRRAMVKGGTDNYYNYNVGKGPVFRWDDTAREMKEWKPAPKASTERKPITYPKPEKDEPEKAD encoded by the exons ATGGCACAGAAAAGGACCATTCACTCATTCTTCACTCCGGATCCAAAGAAACAGCGAATCGCAACGATTGCTGACGAAgatgag ACACCCACTTACTCCTCACACAACACATACCCCTTTCCTATCAGGGACCTCTCGAAGTCCATCACTAAAGAGCTCACCTCCCTTCCAGCCAGACCAGGAAGGCCCATAAACGACCAACCAGAGCTAGACCTCATCTGCTTTGAGCCATTCATCCCCTCCTACCTCGCCAAAGACCTCTTCCACTTCCTCCGCTCTGAACTCCCTTTCTACAGAGTAGAGTACTCCATCAAAAGATTCGGTGTTGAGACTCAAATCCGCACCCCAAGGTACACCACCGTCTTCGGACTCGACCACACCTCCCTctttgacgacgacaaccccagcatcatcctcgacgCCAGAACCCACACCCGAATCAACATAGGTGAAGCCTACCCACGGTACTCGCCCCGTCCAATACCACAATGTCTCGACGCTCTCCGCAAATCAACCGAAGCGGCCACCAACTGCAAGTTCAACTTTTGCCTGGTGAACTACTATGCCACAGGATCAGACAGCATATCCTTCCACAGCGATGACGAGCGGTTTCTCGGTCCAGAACCAGCTATCGCCTCCTTCAGCCTAGGAGCAGCAAGGGATTTTCTCATGAAACATAAACctgtcccaccacccccagacGGCCAAACAACAGTATTCAAGCAGCTCAAGTTACCCCTCGCGAGCGGCGACATGATTCTCATGAAGGGCAAAACCCAATCTAACTGGCTGCACTCTATCCCGAAAAGAGCTGGCAAAAGCAGCCAGTATGGTGATGGAAGGATCAACATCACCTTTCGGAGAGCCATGGTGAAAGGAGGGACTGATAATTACTATAACTACAATGTCGGCAAGGGTCCCGTTTTCAGATGGGATGACACAGCCAGGGAAATGAAGGAGTGGAAGCCAGCCCCCAAAGCCAGCACGGAACGTAAACCGATCACATATCCCAAACCAGAGAAGGATGAGCCAGAAAAAGCCGACTGA
- the SEC10 gene encoding Exocyst complex component 5 (BUSCO:EOG09260WUS; EggNog:ENOG503NUB1; COG:U), with translation MERGGSSASRSLFPTGPSFTLEDFSNKDFIVRDFVDSLAETAVPASRRSGSANQAFDPKPLIRTFENALSQLGALGEELQEKESELLSQVRRAEIQHDQTLETLGRKLDQSMSQFEALDLTLNNNASSNGSIRGGGNDGGGNIAVQIGEKLEELDRKRRKAQDANFLIQCWTEVSETGQVTSLEEIQRQGGAENKIRCAVIARQLMRISQRLDPASWGQQTNGFRGNGVTNGVTGTNRRHNTREALEKFSELLEQDLLKQFNNSYRRQNFDDMMECAKVLLDFNGGASVIAAFVNQHQFFIDRDQLITDEVTADGDTWDQLADPDSEPPGVEPSLQSLIDEVKIVMQEESFIIKRAFPYYETVLIKFIQRVFQQSIQQRLEMVLDKATTISALAFLRCLHSSRAYIGALVEDLKTHGLTEHPEPCSAQIAQTLDQQLEELFIPYLVGNGYIDREKKSLEEMYNSLLFKFTLYHSRRKKAPTGFMASLAQQGTQLISSAKDAYMERLESSDLTPTQKRTMLRVAGIRDDSSNKNDIEVSEQDGVLSVAYAKRMIGWLAESVRRTLEMGSSSETPKDVNILLNLLLTSMGQVYVETALDAALDLATSQENTKTEPDLSYLPNIRPAVTIANLMSRFITTVLIRLAESNTTIRRSMEAQTKLAIEATERKTNAVMKSTMDVVLNYVPKLLSQQKKLDFKPKDDDLEGLVDTLQTVPCQLICSFLSQKVAVLARQAVDGHNLEMFCSELALAVHRLLFEHFKKFQVNATGGLMVTKDIAKYVSTLREWPLTREVEQIVEVLTEVGYLFIIQPEALKERSRNLASGPADGRMGGGFGGLVGGGNAGVATTAAVGKRLNKADFKQFVLKREDAGSVGVQSVLAGL, from the exons ATGGAACGCGGCGGGTCCAGTGCCTCGCGCTCGCTGTTCCCGACAGGGCCCAGCTTCACCCTCGAGGACTTCTCCAACAAGGACTTTATCGTTAGGGACTTTGTCGACTCTCTCGCCGAGACTGCCGTTCCAGCAAGCCGCCGCTCAGGCTCGGCGAACCAGGCCTTCGACCCGAAACCACTAATCCGGACATTCGAAA ACGCTTTATCACAGCTGGGTGCATTGGGAGAAGAGCTACAGGAGAAGGAATCAGAATTACTATCACAGGTCCGCCGCGCCGAGATACAACATGACCAGACGCTCGAGACACTCGGTCGAAAGCTTGATCAGTCCATGTCCCAGTTTGAGGCCCTGGACTTGACCCTAAACAACAACGCAAGTTCGAACGGAAGTATACGTGGCGGTGGTAATGATGGGGGCGGTAATATCGCTGTACAGATTGGCGAGAAGCTTGAGGAGTTGGacaggaagagaaggaaagcGCAGGACGCCAACTTTTTGATTCAATGCTGGACAGAAGTCTCGGAAACGGGGCAGGTGACTTCATTGGAAGAGATACAACGCCAGGGAGGTGCCGAGAACAAGATTCGATGTGCTGTTATTGCGCGACAACTGATGCGCATCAGTCAGCGTTTGGATCCGGCGTCATGGGGTCAGCAAACGAATGGGTTCCGAGGAAACGGTGTTACTAATGGGGTTACTGGGACTAACCGAAGGCATAATACAAGAGAGGCGCTGGAGAAGTTCTCGGAGCTTTTGGAGCAGGATCTCCTGAAGCAGTTCAACAACAGCTACCGGCGCCAAAACTTTGACGACATGATGGAGTGCGCAAAGGTTCTTCTGGATTTCAACGGCGGTGCCAGCGTTATTGCCGCCTTTGTCAACCAACACCAGTTCTTTATCGACCGGGATCAGCTCATTACAGACGAGGTCACTGCGGACGGTGATACGTGGGATCAGTTGGCTGATCCTGATTCAGAACCGCCCGGTGTTGAGCCAAGTCTGCAGTCTCTCATCGACGAAGTGAAGATTGTAATGCAGGAGGAGtccttcatcatcaaacgGGCTTTCCCGTACTACGAAACGGTTCTTATCAAGTTCATCCAGCGCGTTTTCCAACAGTCTATCCAACAACGACTCGAGATGGTTCTGGATAAGGCAACTACCATCTCTGCGCTGGCCTTCCTGAGGTGCTTGCACTCATCACGAGCTTATATCGGGGCACTTGTGGAGGATCTCAAAACACACGGCCTTACTGAGCACCCGGAACCATGTTCTGCTCAAATAGCACAAACACTAGACCAGCAgttggaggagctgtttATCCCGTACTTGGTTGGCAACGGTTACATCGACCGCGAGAAGAAGAGTCTGGAAGAAATGTACAACTCTCTGCTTTTCAAGTTTACGCTGTATCACTCCCGAAGGAAGAAGGCGCCAACCGGGTTCATGGCATCTCTTGCCCAGCAGGGCACCCAACTAATATCCTCGGCCAAAGACGCATACATGGAGCGTCTGGAGTCCTCCGATCTTACACCTACTCAAAAGCGAACCATGCTTCGTGTGGCTGGCATTCGGGatgacagcagcaacaagaacGACATTGAAGTCTCGGAACAAGACGGTGTCCTCAGCGTAGCCTACGCCAAGCGCATGATTGGCTGGCTGGCCGAATCTGTCCGTCGCACCCTCGAGATGGGATCCTCAAGCGAGACTCCCAAGGATGTCAACATCTTGCTCAACCTGCTCTTGACGAGCATGGGCCAAGTGTACGTCGAAACCGCCCTCGACGCGGCTCTCGACCTAGCCACCTCGCAAGAAAACACCAAGACAGAACCAGACCTGTCCTACCTCCCTAATATTCGCCCGGCAGTAACCATCGCGAACCTCATGTCCAGATTCATCACCACGGTTCTGATCCGCCTGGCGGAgtcaaacaccaccatccgccGCAGCATGGAAGCGCAGACCAAACTCGCCATTGAGGCCACGGAGCGGAAGACAAACGCGGTGATGAAGTCGACAATGGACGTTGTTTTGAATTACGTACCCAAACTCCTCTCACAGCAAAAGAAGTTGGACTTCAAGCCCAAGGACGATGATTTGGAGGGACTGGTGGATACACTCCAGACCGTGCCCTGCCAGTTGATTTGTAGCTTTCTCTCCCAAAAAGTGGCCGTGCTCGCCCGTCAGGCGGTGGATGGGCATAATCTGGAGATGTTTTGCTCTGAGCTCGCGCTGGCGGTTCATCGGTTGCTGTTTGAGCACTTTAAGAAATTCCAGGTTAATGCTacgggggggttgatggtgacgaAGGATATTGCAAAGTATGTCAGCACGTTGAGGGAGTGGCCTTtgacgagggaggtggagcaGATTGTGGAAGTGCTGACGGAGGTTGGGTACTTGTTTATTATCCAACCTGAGGCATTGAAGGAGAGGTCGAGGAATTTAGCGAGCGGGCCGGCGGATGggaggatgggtggtggttttggggggttggttggaggggggaatgCTGGGGTTGCGACGACGGCTGCGGTGGGTAAGAGGTTGAATAAAGCGGATTTTAAGCAGTTTGtgctgaagagggaggatgcgGGGAGTGTGGGGGTGCAGAGTGTGTTGGCTGGGTTGTGA
- a CDS encoding hypothetical protein (COG:I; BUSCO:EOG09264W7W; EggNog:ENOG503NXS5), producing MSLADRDEVTWLTETHLTRFAVSVGAAGIPTRSKGGVCQEAAMESNFSKGDARLGEEPRLRAPPQNQTPADLSGIDNKLLYAMPFSAKDLQRYRKDEKFSHRLLTPEEKVNLLKPYLPSPPPPLDRTRRASLSQVSREERKGKLGLRRFLRRHFHIFIYALIHLYFSIHIRLRQAYHAIGNRFYTVYHHHHHSPELIQRDIKDLSRLPKHLSVILTLEDQGRSGAGLEKLVNEAADIAAWCASAGITQLSIYEKTGILKGYVKETHQTISQRLQTYFGPSFPSVSLGAPHIPPVQSGLLSLSNSPNNENRKNINILLISAEDGRDSIVDLTKTLAEMSQRKKLQPVDITTELVDAELSESVMEEPDLLVLFNPFVELAGYPPWQIRLTEIFHVPDNQGVGYQVFYRALCKFAKAQMRMGR from the exons ATGTCACTGGCAGACCGCGACGAAGTTACGTGGCTGACCGAGACTCACCTCACTCGATTCGCCGTATCAGTAGGAGCAGCAGGTATTCCCACCCGGAGCAAGGGTGGTGTGTGCCAGGAAGCTGCAATGGAGTCCAACTTTTCCAAGGGAGACGCCAGACTGGGCGAG GAGCCACGCTTACgggcaccaccacaaaaCCAAACCCCAGCCGACCTCTCCGGCATCGACAATAAGCTGCTATACGCCATGCCCTTCAGCGCCAAAGACCTGCAACGGTATCGTAAGGATGAGAAGTTCAGTCACAGGCTTCTGACGCCCGAGGAGAAGGTCAACCTTCTTAAG CCATATctcccctcacccccaccaccactcgacCGCACCCGAAGAGCCTCCCTTTCCCAAGTCTCACGAGAAGAACGAAAAGGCAAGCTGGGTCTGCGCCGTTTCCTTCGCCGCCACTTCCACATCTTCATCTACGCCCTCATCCACCTCTACTTCTCCATCCACATCCGCCTCCGCCAGGCTTACCATGCCATTGGCAACCGCTTCTACACCGtctatcaccaccaccaccactcccccgAGTTAATACAGCGTGATATCAAAGACCTCAGTCGCCTTCCCAAACACCTCAGCGTCATCCTGACCCTCGAGGATCAAGGGCGCAGCGGAGCCGGCCTCGAAAAGCTCGTCAACGAAGCAGCCGACATTGCCGCCTGGTGCGCTAGCGCGGGCATCACTCAGCTCTCCATCTACGAGAAAACTGGCATCCTCAAAGGTTACGTCAAGGAAACCCACCAGACCATCTCCCAGCGTCTCCAAACCTACTTcggcccctccttcccctccgtcTCGCTCGGTGCCCCTCACATCCCGCCAGTCCAATCCGGTCTCCTGTccctcagcaacagccccAACAATGAGAACCGCAAGAACATTAATATTCTTCTCATCTCTGCCGAAGATGGCAGAGACTCCATTGTTGACCTGACCAAGACCCTTGCCGAGATGTCCCAGCGTAAAAAACTCCAGCCcgtcgacatcaccaccgagcTAGTAGACGCCGAGCTGAGCGAGAGTGTCATGGAGGAGCCTGACCTGCTTGTGTTGTTCAATCCCTTTGTTGAGCTTGCCGGTTACCCACCGTGGCAGATTCGGTTGACGGAGATTTTCCATGTGCCGGATAACCAAGGGGTGGGGTACCAGGTTTTCTATCGGGCGTTGTGCAAGTTTGCCAAGGCGCAGATGAGAATGGGGAGGTAG